In the genome of Actinomadura luzonensis, the window CTGGCCGCGTCCGGCGCCTGACCGCGCCCCCCGACCGCGCCCCCGACCACGCCCCGGATGCGTCCCGAATGCGCGGGATCGCCGTCGATTTGCCTGACGTGTATCGTCGGGAACCATGTTCCGCCCCCTGCAGGCCGGCGAACCGACCCGGCTGGGTGACTACCGCGTCGTCGGCGGCCTCGGCGAGGGCGGGCAGGGCGTGGTCTACCTGGGCGAGCACCCCTCGGGCGAGCGGGTGGCGATCAAGGTGCTGCACGCCCGGCTGGCGGGCCGGAGCGAGGCGCGCGAGCGGTTCCTGCGCGAGGTCGACGCGGCCATGAGGGTGGCGGCGTTCTGCACGGCCCGGGTGCTGGACGTGGCGGTCGACGGCGACCGGCCCTTCATCGTCTCGGAGTTCGTCGACGGCCCCTCGCTGGAGGACTCCGTCCGCGAGCACGGGCCGAGATCGGGCGGGGCGCTCGACCGGGTCGCCGTCAGCACCGCCACCGCGCTCGCGGCCATCCACCGGGCCGGCATCGTGCACCGCGACTTCAAGCCGTCGAACGTGCTGCTCGGCCCCGACGGCCCCCGCGTGATCGACTTCGGCATCGCGCGGGCCATCGACATGACCGCCACCGGCGGCTCCGTCGGCACCCCCGCCTACATGGCGCCCGAGGTGATCCGGGGCGAGCCCGCGCGGCCCGCGTCCGACGTGTTCAGCTGGGCGGTGACGGTCGGCTTCGCCGCCACCGGCCGCCCGTCCTTCGGCCGGGACACCTTCCCCGCCGTGCTGTACCGCATCCTCAACGCCCACCCCGACCTCGACGGCGTCCCCGAGCCGCTGCGCGCGCTGCTCGCCCGCTGCCTGGCCAAGGCGCCGCAGGACCGGCCGTCCGCGGCCGAGGTCCTGCACCTGCTGCTCGGCCAGGACCACAGCGTCACCACACCGATCAAGGGCACGACGTCGCCAGGGCCGGGCTGGACGCCCGAGGCCGGGACGCCGCCGGTCCTGCCCGCCGCGCGGCGCCGGCGGTCCCGGCTCCTGGTGGTGGGCTCGGCCGCGTCCGCGGCGGTGCTGGTGAGCGTGATCGTGGTGGCCCTGCGGACCGGTGCTCCCATGACGACCTCCCCTTCGGTCCCCGTGACGTCGCCGGCCGCGGGCGGCGCGACGGCGGGCGGCGCGACGGCGGGTGGCGCGACGGCGGGCGCGGGCCTGCCGAAGAGCGCCGCCGCCCCCCGGCCCTACGGCCGGCGGACGGCGAGGGTCGCGCTCGGCGGTGAGGTGAACAGCCTGGCGGTGAGCAGCTACCAGGGCCGGCGCGTGGTGCTGGCCGGCAGCACCGCCGGCGTGGCCAGGGCGTGGCGGCTCGACGCGGGCCCCTCGCAGGTCGCCGAGCTGCGTGCCGGCGGCGGCGCGGAGGCCGGCGCCGCCGTGGACGTGGGCGAGGTGGACGGGCGGGCGGCCGCGTTCCGGCGGCTGCAAGGGGGCGGGGTCGTCGTCTCCGGCGTGGGGGACGCCGCCCCGCTCGGCCCGGCCTACGCGGGGCACGGGGCGATGGTGTACGCGATCGCCGCCGCGCAGGTGGCGGGCAGGACGGTGCTGGTCAGCGGCGACCAGGCCGGAAAAATCCACGTATGGGACCCGAAGACCGGCAAGGACTCCGGGCCCCAGCCCCGGGCCGCGGGCGGCGACCCCGTGTTCGGCGTCGCGACCGGCACCATGGACGGGCACCCGTTCGCGGTGACCGCCTCCGCCGACGACACCGCGCAGGTGTGGGACCTGGAGGACGGCAGCCGCCGCGCCACGTTCCGCGGCCACACCGGCGACGTCTTCGCCGTGGCGGCCACGGCCCTGGACGGCGCGCCGGTGGCCGTCAGCGGCGGCTCCGACCGGGTGGTCCGCGTCTGGGACCTGCGCAGCGGCCACGAGCTGGCCTCCTTCGCCGGGCACACCGCCGAGATCGCCGCCCTGGCCGTGGGCCGGGTGAAGGGCCGCGCCGTCGTCGCCTCCGGCGCGTTCGACGGGACGGTCCGCGTCTGGGACCTGCGGGACGGCCGGCAGCTCGGCGAGCCGCTGCGCACGCCCGGCGGACGGGTCTACTCCGTGGCCGTCGCCGAGGACGGCGGGGAGAGCTGGCTGGCCGCGGGCGACGTCGGGGGCGACGTCACCGTCTGGAGCCTCGGCCCGGCCTCACCCTGAGCCTCCGCGCGGCCTGGCCGTGGCCTCCCAGGAGGGACGGGTCAGGACGCGAGGGCGGCGGCCGCCTCCCGGTAGACGACGCTCGGGTCCTCCGCCAGCCACGCCTTCACCTGGCGGCTCCAGGCGTCGGCGAGCACCTCGGGCTGATGCGCCTCGATGCCGTCGAGAGCCGCCGCGACGATCACCTCGGGGGCGCTCTTGTCACCCTCGTACCAGGCCATCATGTCGGTGTCCGCGGCGCCCAGGTGCAGTCCCGTCACCAGCGTGCGCTGATGGGCCAGCTCCAGGCGGACGCTGTTGGTGAGCGCCCACTCGGCGGCCTTGGCCGCGTGGTAGGCGCCCGCGCCGTCGACGGCGAGCCACGAGATCGCCGACAGCACGTTCATGACCGCGCCGTCGGCCAGCTGGGACGCGAAGGCGCGGATCACGTTGAGGGTGCCGTAGAAATGGGTGTCCATCTCGCGGCGGATCGTGTCCAGGTCGCCGGCGACCAGGTTCGCGCCGGTGGAGATGCCCGCGTTGTTGATGATGATCTTGACATCGGGTGCCGCGGCCGCGGCGGCGGCGACCGACGCCGGATCGGTGATGTCGAGGCGCAGCGGGACGACCCCCGGCACGTCGATCAGGTCCGGACGGCGGGCGGTGGCGTACACCTTGCCCGCGCCGCGCTCAAGAAGGGAAAGGACGAACTGCCGGCCCAGGCCGCGGTTCGCGCCGGTGACCAGCACATGTGCTCCGTTGATCTGCATGTCGTCTACGCTAAAACCTGACGTTGACGTCAGAGGCAAGTGTTGTGATGGAGGTCACGATGCGTATCGGCGAGTTGGCGGCGCGGACGGGCGTCAGTGTGCGGGCCTTGCGCTACTACGAGGAGCAGGGGCTGCTGACCGCGAACCGGAGCGGCTCCGGGCAGCGCCACTATCCCGAAGCGGTGGTCGACCGGGTGCACCTGATCCAGATGCTCTACGCGGCCGGCCTGTCCAGCCGGACCATCGCCGAGCTGATGCCGTGCGTCGAGGCCAAGGTCAGCACGCCGGAGTCCCGGGCCCGGCTGTTCGCCGAACGCGACCGCATCGACGCCCAGATCGCCGGGCTGACCCGGACCCGCGACCGCCTCGACGCCGTCATCGCCGCCACCGAGAGCCCGGCCGGCGGCTGCGCGTACGTCGCCGGCCGGGACGACGCCACGCGGGAGAGCCACGCCGCGGCGTCGTGATCGCGACAGGCGTCCGGGCGATGGAGGGCCCTCGGGCTCGGGCGCCGCGGATGCTCCTTCACCGGGCCGGCTCGGGCCGGCCGCAGGCGCACGGGCGGAGCCCGTCCAGCAGGAGGTCCAGCAGGCGGGCCGCCAGCGCCTCGTGCCCGGGCGGGCCGGCCACGGTGAAGATGCCGATGAGGGCGGCGGCGATGTCCTCGGCGGTGACGTCGGCGCGGAGGCCCCCGCTCGCGCGGCCGGCCTCGAGGAGCTCGTCGATCGCCCCGAGCAGCTCGGCCCGGGTGTGGGCATGGGCGATCTCCCCGGATTCGACCATCGCGAGCAGCGTGTCGAGCATCCCGTTCTTGGTCGCGATCCACTCCCCGAACAGGTCCATCCAGCGTCGCAGCGCCGCGGGCGGGTCGAGCTGGGCGAGCAGTTCGCCGGCGCCGGCGGTGAGCCGCGAGACCTGGTCCCGGTAGACCGCGTCGACCAGCGCCTCGCGGGTGGGGAAGTGCCGGTAGAGCGTGGCGATGCCGACCCCGGCCGCGTTGGCGATCGCGCGCATGGACGGCTCGGCGCCGGCCGCGGCGAACAAGCGGGTCGCCGCGGCCAGGAGCTGCTCGCGGTTGCGGGTGGCGTCCGCCCGTGCTCGGCGGATCTCTGCGGCGGCCAAAACGGATCACGCTCCACTTGCGCTAGAGTGACTCACGGAAACGGAGCATAGTCCGTTTGTGCTGCCTCACGAGCCGTGACAGGAGACAGGTGAGCATGGGAGAAACGAGGGCCGGCGCGTCGGCGACCACGAGCCGGGCGGTCCGGTTCGAGTCGTTCGGCGGGCCGGACGCGCTGAGCGTCCACGAGGTGCCCGTGCCGCACGCCGGCCCGGGACAGATCCGCGTGCGGGTCACCGCGGCCGGCCTGAACCCGATGGACTGGTTCATGACCTCCGACGCCGAGACCGCCGCGCGGTTCGGCTTGAGCCTGCCGTGCGGGTTCGGCACCGACTACGCCGGGGTGGTGGACGAGGTCGGCGCCGGCGTGCGCGCGTTCGCGGCCGGGGACCGGGTGTTCGGCGGCGCGTTGTCCCGCGCGGTCGCCGACCACGTCGTCGTGGACGAGGCGGGCACGATAGCGGTGGGCGGCCAGGCGCATCACACCCCTGACGGGGTCGACGACCGCACCGCGGCCACCCTTGCCATCGCGGGCTGCACGGCGGCCGCGGCTCTGGCGGTGGTCGGCCCGGGCCCGGGCGACACGGTGCTCATCGGCGGCGCGGGAGGCGGAGTGGGCGTGTTCGCCGTCCAGCTCGCGCGTCTCGCCGGAGCGCGCGTCATCGGGACGGGGTCGGCGGCCTCGGCCGAGGCCCTGCGAGCCCTGGGGGCCGAGCCGGTCGCCTACGGCGACGGCCTGGTCGAGCGGGTCCGTGCGCTCGCTCCCGCCGGCGTCACCGCTGCCCTGGATCTGCACGGGACGGACACGGCGCACGCGGCACGCGAACTCGGCGTACCCGACGAGCGCATCACCACCATCGCCGCCCGGATCGACGGGATCACGCCGGCGAACGGCGCCGACGCGGCCCCGGGCGCCATCGACGAGATCGCCGGCCTGGTCGCGGCCGGCCGGCTCCGGGTGCCGATCGCGGCACGTTTCCCGGTCGAGCGGATCCGTGCCGCGGTCGAGCTGCAGGCGGGACGGCACGTGCACGGCAAGGTCGTCATCGACCTCTAGGGAGGTGGCCGGGGACGACCCTGTCCGTCCGTACGGGCGCCGTGGCGCCGCTCAGGACAGGGCGGTGCCGGCCGCGCGCATCCGGGCCTCGACCAGGGTCCGCAGCCGGGCCCACGCCGGTCGCTCCTGGCCGTGGCGGGCCAGCAGGCCGTAACGGAGCGCGGCGTCGGCGCGGGCCCGCAGCCCGGCGGGGACGGGCCGCAGCGAGGGATGGGCGAGGTAGTCGTCGAAGCCCTCCGGCACCAGGGCCCGGACCAGCACCAGGCCCTCGCGGGCCATCCGCACGTCGTCGTCGGTGCAGCCCAGCTCGGCGGCGGCCCGGTCGAGCTTCGCCAGGACGTGCTCGGGCAGCAGGGCCCGGTCGCCGGTGGCGAGCCTCCGCAGCGTGTCGCGCCGCGCGACCAGGTCGTCGATCCGGGCGTCGAGCCGCCGTTCGACGTCGGCGAGCGCGGCGGCGAACCGGCCGGGGCCGGCGTCGAGCATCGCCCTGACCTCGGCCAGGGGCGCCCCGGTCCAAGCCCCGCGCCGCGAGGACGACGCCGACGTCGCGCACGTGCGTCTCGAACGAGGCGGCCGCGGCCGAGCGCCCCGACCGGCCGCGGGCCCGCATGTCGTAGGTGATGTGCCGGTAGCCGCCGCCGAGTTCGGCGATGACGCGCCGCCAGTACGACCGGGTCGCGAACTGGCCGTTGAGGCAGAGCCGTTCAGCGTGCACCCTGACCCGAGGTCAAGGTCAACCTCGCGCGGCTCAGCACTGGCCGTCGGCGAGCACCCAGTAGCCCGGGCCGGTCTGCTTCAGCGTGTGGCTGGTGAACGTGTTCCACAGGCCCATGGCGTCGTTGGAGCCGTTGGCGTAGGTGTAGCCGCCGGACTGGTGGGCGCGGCCGGCGGTGGTGTGGGCGTAGTTGCTCGCGTACACGCAGGTCGCGGAGGTGGGGGTGACAGTAGGGGTGGGGGTGGGGGTGGACGGGGGCGGGGTGGTGGCACCGCCGTCGAGGCCGAAGAAGCGGGCGTCGTGGTAGGCCGAGCAGATGGTGTCCAGGAAGTACGC includes:
- a CDS encoding TetR/AcrR family transcriptional regulator, coding for MAAAEIRRARADATRNREQLLAAATRLFAAAGAEPSMRAIANAAGVGIATLYRHFPTREALVDAVYRDQVSRLTAGAGELLAQLDPPAALRRWMDLFGEWIATKNGMLDTLLAMVESGEIAHAHTRAELLGAIDELLEAGRASGGLRADVTAEDIAAALIGIFTVAGPPGHEALAARLLDLLLDGLRPCACGRPEPAR
- a CDS encoding SDR family oxidoreductase, whose protein sequence is MQINGAHVLVTGANRGLGRQFVLSLLERGAGKVYATARRPDLIDVPGVVPLRLDITDPASVAAAAAAAPDVKIIINNAGISTGANLVAGDLDTIRREMDTHFYGTLNVIRAFASQLADGAVMNVLSAISWLAVDGAGAYHAAKAAEWALTNSVRLELAHQRTLVTGLHLGAADTDMMAWYEGDKSAPEVIVAAALDGIEAHQPEVLADAWSRQVKAWLAEDPSVVYREAAAALAS
- a CDS encoding NADP-dependent oxidoreductase, giving the protein MGETRAGASATTSRAVRFESFGGPDALSVHEVPVPHAGPGQIRVRVTAAGLNPMDWFMTSDAETAARFGLSLPCGFGTDYAGVVDEVGAGVRAFAAGDRVFGGALSRAVADHVVVDEAGTIAVGGQAHHTPDGVDDRTAATLAIAGCTAAAALAVVGPGPGDTVLIGGAGGGVGVFAVQLARLAGARVIGTGSAASAEALRALGAEPVAYGDGLVERVRALAPAGVTAALDLHGTDTAHAARELGVPDERITTIAARIDGITPANGADAAPGAIDEIAGLVAAGRLRVPIAARFPVERIRAAVELQAGRHVHGKVVIDL
- a CDS encoding serine/threonine-protein kinase; this translates as MFRPLQAGEPTRLGDYRVVGGLGEGGQGVVYLGEHPSGERVAIKVLHARLAGRSEARERFLREVDAAMRVAAFCTARVLDVAVDGDRPFIVSEFVDGPSLEDSVREHGPRSGGALDRVAVSTATALAAIHRAGIVHRDFKPSNVLLGPDGPRVIDFGIARAIDMTATGGSVGTPAYMAPEVIRGEPARPASDVFSWAVTVGFAATGRPSFGRDTFPAVLYRILNAHPDLDGVPEPLRALLARCLAKAPQDRPSAAEVLHLLLGQDHSVTTPIKGTTSPGPGWTPEAGTPPVLPAARRRRSRLLVVGSAASAAVLVSVIVVALRTGAPMTTSPSVPVTSPAAGGATAGGATAGGATAGAGLPKSAAAPRPYGRRTARVALGGEVNSLAVSSYQGRRVVLAGSTAGVARAWRLDAGPSQVAELRAGGGAEAGAAVDVGEVDGRAAAFRRLQGGGVVVSGVGDAAPLGPAYAGHGAMVYAIAAAQVAGRTVLVSGDQAGKIHVWDPKTGKDSGPQPRAAGGDPVFGVATGTMDGHPFAVTASADDTAQVWDLEDGSRRATFRGHTGDVFAVAATALDGAPVAVSGGSDRVVRVWDLRSGHELASFAGHTAEIAALAVGRVKGRAVVASGAFDGTVRVWDLRDGRQLGEPLRTPGGRVYSVAVAEDGGESWLAAGDVGGDVTVWSLGPASP
- a CDS encoding MerR family transcriptional regulator, with the translated sequence MRIGELAARTGVSVRALRYYEEQGLLTANRSGSGQRHYPEAVVDRVHLIQMLYAAGLSSRTIAELMPCVEAKVSTPESRARLFAERDRIDAQIAGLTRTRDRLDAVIAATESPAGGCAYVAGRDDATRESHAAAS